A DNA window from Anaerocolumna sp. AGMB13020 contains the following coding sequences:
- a CDS encoding bifunctional glycosyltransferase family 2/GtrA family protein, with protein MLEIVIPAYEPDEKLLILIDSLKNTLRNTTDFDILIINDGSSSEYDTIFTAASKKGCRILSHRINQGKGAALKTGFSYLLNSGFKGAIVCADCDGQHRPSDILKVSAALKNDSRLLVLGCRDFIGKIPLKSIIGNKLTSLLYTMISGQNLKDTQTGLRAFSSELLPWLLQINGNRYEYEMNQLLEAKDSNIVLQCIPIETIYENRNEGTHFHPVKDSFRIYLPIFKYLFSSLLAGSIDFILLFLFMKLTNNLLFSVVISRMISSVINFLCNKQLVFNKSKVSTGESFVKYYLLAGFMLLCNYYLIRFFTFGISLPLTFSKIVTEVLLFLLSYKIQKNYIFKKNKL; from the coding sequence ATGCTTGAAATTGTAATTCCAGCTTATGAACCGGACGAAAAATTATTAATACTTATAGATTCTCTAAAAAATACACTAAGAAATACCACTGATTTTGATATTCTCATTATCAATGACGGAAGTTCTTCGGAATATGACACGATTTTTACAGCGGCTTCAAAAAAAGGCTGTCGAATACTTTCGCACAGGATAAACCAGGGAAAAGGTGCGGCACTTAAAACCGGGTTCTCTTATCTTTTGAACAGCGGATTTAAAGGTGCGATTGTTTGTGCTGATTGTGACGGACAGCATCGGCCTTCTGACATCCTAAAGGTATCCGCCGCTCTAAAAAACGACAGCAGACTTCTTGTGCTTGGCTGCAGAGACTTCATAGGGAAAATTCCTTTAAAAAGCATAATCGGAAACAAGCTTACCAGCCTTTTATATACCATGATATCCGGTCAGAATCTAAAGGATACTCAAACAGGCTTACGAGCCTTCTCCTCGGAGCTTCTACCCTGGCTGCTTCAGATTAATGGTAATCGATATGAGTATGAAATGAACCAGCTTCTGGAAGCAAAGGACTCCAATATCGTCCTTCAATGTATTCCCATTGAAACAATCTACGAGAATAGAAATGAGGGTACACATTTTCATCCCGTAAAGGATTCCTTTCGCATCTATCTGCCAATCTTTAAATACCTGTTCTCCTCCCTGCTGGCAGGCTCAATTGACTTCATCCTTCTCTTCTTATTTATGAAACTAACGAATAATTTATTATTCTCCGTGGTAATTTCAAGAATGATAAGTTCTGTGATCAACTTTCTCTGTAACAAACAGCTGGTATTTAATAAAAGCAAGGTATCAACAGGTGAAAGTTTCGTAAAATACTATCTGCTGGCAGGCTTTATGTTACTATGCAATTATTATCTGATACGCTTCTTTACTTTTGGGATATCCCTGCCGCTTACCTTTAGCAAAATAGTAACGGAAGTACTTCTGTTCCTATTAAGCTATAAAATACAAAAAAACTATATTTTCAAAAAGAACAAACTTTAA